One segment of Nostoc flagelliforme CCNUN1 DNA contains the following:
- a CDS encoding S8 family peptidase, whose protein sequence is MLIDDVNNNMLSNKQLNVTSISSLDSFNTKDDYSLNFSRSSSYNSGDADVHLLNNGDSNAFSTQSYNSTNGYGLINGAAAVARGIGQNTFADVSDLGGNNWGADLVKAPEVWAQGYTGKGVVVAVVDTGVDYNHEDLKNNIWTNTKEIAGNAIDDDGNGYIDDNYGWNFSDKNNNTLDNNGHGTHVSGTIAGENNNYGVTGIAYNAKIMPVKVLNESGSGSYSSISKGIRYAVDNGANVINLSLGGASSNRTLESAINYASSKGVIVVMAAGNDGNSSPDYPARYAYKSGIAVGAVDKNNNLADFSNRSGANEISYVTAPGVKVNSSVPNNQYGTYSGTSMAAPHVAGVVALMLSANPNLTDAQVRQIVAETAENSTQSTNFSSNISSSVPSPVMSTTSYAYADAAENSSQSTISSFSSFNISNVSSLARQVISNNNLLPINATAENYLTSQTISSFNSSNFGSLIGQRITETAEYLTPDTIASFNSYDVNSLIGQTITKTGEYLTPETISSFNSYDVNSLIGQTITKTGEYLTPETISSFNSYDVGSLIGQAMSNAKLLLNYLDSWV, encoded by the coding sequence ATGCTAATTGATGATGTTAATAACAATATGTTGTCAAATAAACAGCTAAATGTTACTTCAATCTCCTCATTAGATAGCTTTAATACGAAAGATGACTACAGCCTCAACTTCAGCAGAAGTAGTAGCTATAACTCAGGCGATGCTGATGTACACTTGCTAAATAATGGTGACTCTAATGCTTTTAGCACTCAAAGTTATAACTCCACCAATGGCTATGGTTTGATTAATGGAGCAGCAGCAGTGGCTAGAGGTATTGGTCAGAATACCTTTGCTGATGTTTCTGATCTTGGTGGCAATAATTGGGGAGCAGACCTTGTTAAAGCACCCGAAGTCTGGGCACAGGGATACACAGGTAAAGGCGTTGTTGTTGCTGTTGTAGATACTGGGGTTGACTATAACCACGAGGATTTAAAAAATAATATCTGGACGAATACCAAGGAAATTGCGGGTAATGCTATTGATGATGATGGCAATGGCTATATTGATGATAATTACGGCTGGAACTTCTCTGATAAAAATAACAACACCCTAGATAACAACGGTCATGGCACTCATGTTTCTGGCACGATCGCAGGAGAAAATAATAACTACGGTGTCACTGGTATTGCATACAATGCCAAAATTATGCCCGTAAAAGTTTTAAATGAATCTGGCTCTGGTTCCTATAGTTCCATATCTAAAGGTATTCGCTACGCTGTGGATAATGGAGCTAATGTGATTAACCTCAGTTTAGGAGGTGCATCTTCCAATCGTACTTTAGAGTCAGCCATTAACTACGCTAGCAGCAAAGGAGTTATTGTCGTCATGGCAGCAGGTAATGATGGTAACTCATCACCAGACTATCCTGCCCGCTATGCATATAAGTCGGGAATTGCCGTTGGGGCTGTGGATAAAAATAATAATCTGGCCGACTTCTCTAACCGCTCTGGAGCAAATGAAATTTCTTATGTTACAGCCCCAGGAGTCAAGGTGAACTCCTCAGTTCCGAATAATCAATACGGCACTTATAGCGGCACGTCTATGGCTGCTCCCCATGTTGCTGGTGTAGTTGCTCTGATGCTTAGTGCTAACCCCAACTTGACTGATGCCCAAGTCCGTCAGATTGTGGCAGAAACCGCAGAAAATAGTACACAAAGTACAAACTTTAGTTCAAATATTTCTAGTTCTGTGCCGAGTCCGGTGATGTCTACGACGAGCTACGCCTACGCAGACGCAGCAGAAAATAGTTCACAAAGTACAATCTCTAGTTTCTCTAGTTTTAATATTTCCAATGTTAGTTCTTTGGCAAGGCAGGTGATTTCTAACAACAACTTGCTACCTATAAACGCAACAGCCGAAAATTATCTCACATCACAGACAATTTCTAGTTTTAATAGTTCCAATTTTGGTTCTCTAATCGGTCAGAGAATTACAGAAACAGCAGAATATCTAACACCAGACACTATTGCTAGTTTTAATAGTTATGATGTCAATTCTTTAATCGGTCAGACGATTACAAAAACAGGAGAATATCTAACACCAGAGACTATTTCTAGTTTTAATAGTTATGATGTCAATTCTTTAATCGGTCAGACGATTACAAAAACAGGAGAATATCTAACACCAGAGACTATTTCTAGTTTTAATAGTTATGATGTCGGTTCTTTAATCGGTCAGGCGATGTCTAACGCCAAGCTGCTACTCAACTATCTTGACTCTTGGGTGTAG
- a CDS encoding type I secretion system permease/ATPase produces the protein MASRKNSKADSQITSELNILDNESLRLKVLASLPWNQPPLSWLTPEQQSRLEKESQTRQYRLGEKIWSNDVGGYQFLIVAGKVRLREEGVGKPLAALDVGDWFGDFQKLSGDFKAVAASKEVVVVCWHTALWAEFSNPQIQEFWQVLPVDMERERDTFSFSSTPSLAPASEGTSSPHSLQPQRGLPAANQIISNYPFVASWNTAAACLTMVAQQLENSVQLEWVQRQLRGQRPKQVVEAGEKLGLVLRRLQVSWGELRQLSFPALLLWNSDSPQSPSWVVAYGVKGDRLIIANPLNPDRICESLPQSIVEASWDGRLWQVELISQQEKFNLSWFTPAVWKYKRLLTEVLLASFTLQLLGLTTPLITQVVIDKVMVQESLPTLDVMAIALLFVAIFESVLGILRLFIFTHTARRLDLSLSAQLFRHLMRLPLAYFESRRVGDTVARVQELEQIRQFLTGTALTVILDSIFAVVYLALMFYYNIPLTFVALAVLPLFATLTIVATPILRNWLNETFNRSADSQSFLVETITGIHSVKAHAAEPVARDRWEGLFARFIRTGFKASTTSNISSNIGDFLTNFSTLLILWFGAKLVIEQKLTVGQLVAFQMLSGRVTGPLLRLVQLWQTLQQVLLSVDRIGDILNVSPEAELGTGLVLPPLKGQVTFEQVFFRYRPNFEAILRGISFNAEPGQFVGIVGRSGSGKSTLSKLLQRLYQIESGRILIDGFDIKSADLASLRQQVSVVLQEDFLFNGSILENITLGSPDITAEQVVEAARLAVAHDFISQLPYGYETNVGERGTALSGGQRQRIALARLFLSQAPILVLDEATSALDSETEQQVLQNLQKISANRTVFLIAHRFAPLKRADLILVLEQGVIAERGTHSQLLQQKGLYWSLYQRQQANI, from the coding sequence ATGGCTAGCAGAAAAAATTCAAAAGCTGACAGTCAAATTACAAGTGAGTTAAATATTCTGGATAATGAATCTTTACGATTAAAAGTGCTAGCTTCTTTGCCTTGGAATCAGCCACCGCTATCCTGGCTGACTCCCGAACAACAATCCCGATTAGAAAAGGAGTCCCAAACTCGTCAGTATCGTCTTGGGGAGAAAATCTGGTCAAACGATGTCGGTGGTTATCAATTCTTAATTGTGGCTGGGAAAGTCCGCTTACGAGAAGAAGGGGTTGGCAAACCTTTAGCAGCCCTAGATGTGGGGGATTGGTTTGGTGACTTCCAAAAACTATCTGGGGATTTTAAAGCTGTAGCTGCTAGTAAAGAAGTAGTAGTAGTGTGTTGGCATACAGCGCTGTGGGCAGAATTTTCTAACCCACAAATTCAGGAATTCTGGCAAGTGTTACCAGTGGACATGGAGAGGGAGAGAGACACATTTTCCTTCTCTTCGACTCCTTCACTAGCGCCAGCCTCAGAGGGAACTTCTAGCCCCCACAGCCTCCAACCCCAAAGAGGACTTCCGGCTGCCAATCAGATTATCTCAAATTATCCCTTTGTTGCTAGCTGGAACACCGCCGCTGCCTGTTTAACAATGGTGGCGCAACAGTTAGAAAATTCTGTGCAACTGGAATGGGTGCAGCGCCAACTCAGAGGACAACGCCCAAAACAGGTTGTGGAAGCAGGAGAAAAGTTAGGGTTAGTCTTGCGACGGTTACAAGTGAGTTGGGGTGAGTTGCGACAGTTGTCATTTCCAGCTTTACTGCTGTGGAATTCTGATTCACCCCAGAGTCCATCTTGGGTGGTGGCTTATGGAGTTAAAGGCGATCGCTTAATTATTGCTAACCCTCTAAATCCCGATCGCATTTGTGAAAGCTTACCGCAGTCGATAGTTGAAGCGTCTTGGGATGGGCGATTGTGGCAAGTAGAACTTATATCCCAGCAAGAAAAATTTAACCTCAGTTGGTTCACTCCAGCAGTTTGGAAGTATAAGAGATTGCTAACAGAAGTATTGTTAGCATCTTTTACCTTGCAGCTTTTGGGATTAACAACACCACTAATTACACAAGTCGTCATTGATAAAGTGATGGTGCAGGAGAGTTTGCCGACTCTCGATGTGATGGCGATCGCACTTTTGTTCGTAGCCATATTTGAGTCCGTACTTGGTATTCTGCGCCTATTCATTTTTACCCATACAGCTCGTCGTCTAGATTTGAGTTTATCAGCACAGCTATTTCGGCATCTGATGCGTCTGCCATTAGCTTATTTTGAGTCGCGGCGCGTTGGAGACACAGTAGCACGAGTCCAGGAACTCGAACAAATACGTCAATTTCTCACAGGTACAGCATTAACTGTGATTCTGGATAGCATCTTTGCTGTGGTGTACCTAGCATTGATGTTTTACTATAATATCCCACTCACCTTTGTAGCTTTAGCAGTACTGCCGCTATTTGCCACATTGACGATAGTTGCAACACCAATTCTGCGTAACTGGCTCAACGAAACCTTTAACCGGAGTGCCGATAGTCAATCCTTTCTAGTAGAGACAATCACCGGAATTCACTCTGTTAAAGCCCATGCAGCAGAACCAGTAGCCCGCGATCGCTGGGAAGGCTTATTTGCTCGCTTCATTCGCACAGGTTTTAAAGCTTCTACCACCTCCAATATCAGCAGCAATATTGGTGACTTTCTCACCAATTTTTCCACTCTGCTGATTCTCTGGTTTGGTGCTAAGTTAGTCATCGAACAAAAGCTCACAGTCGGACAGCTTGTTGCCTTTCAAATGCTGTCTGGTAGAGTCACAGGCCCGCTTTTGCGCTTAGTACAGTTGTGGCAAACCCTCCAACAAGTGCTACTTTCTGTAGATCGCATTGGTGATATTCTCAACGTCTCCCCAGAAGCTGAACTGGGAACTGGTTTAGTTTTACCACCCCTGAAAGGACAAGTCACCTTCGAGCAAGTATTTTTCCGCTACCGGCCGAATTTTGAAGCAATTCTGCGGGGAATCTCTTTCAATGCCGAACCAGGGCAATTTGTTGGCATTGTCGGACGTAGCGGTTCTGGTAAAAGTACTCTGTCTAAGCTATTGCAACGCCTCTATCAAATTGAATCAGGACGTATCCTTATTGATGGTTTTGATATAAAAAGTGCCGATTTAGCATCACTGCGGCAACAAGTTAGTGTAGTTCTCCAAGAAGACTTTTTATTCAACGGTTCTATTTTGGAAAATATCACTCTCGGTAGTCCCGACATTACCGCAGAGCAAGTAGTAGAAGCGGCAAGACTAGCAGTAGCCCACGACTTCATCAGTCAATTACCCTACGGTTACGAAACCAATGTGGGTGAACGCGGTACAGCTTTATCTGGTGGACAGAGACAACGTATTGCCCTCGCAAGGCTATTTCTTTCTCAAGCGCCGATTTTAGTTTTGGATGAAGCTACTAGCGCTTTGGATAGTGAAACTGAACAACAAGTACTGCAAAACCTGCAAAAAATTTCTGCCAATCGTACCGTGTTTTTAATTGCTCACCGCTTTGCTCCTCTCAAACGTGCTGATTTGATTTTGGTATTGGAGCAAGGCGTGATTGCCGAACGTGGTACTCACTCACAATTGTTGCAACAAAAGGGTTTGTATTGGTCACTATATCAACGGCAGCAAGCAAACATTTAA
- a CDS encoding peptidylprolyl isomerase, translating into MESLSFLTINDKTISIESAVKYLQASGKLGQFIGDILRQYVIEEEIRTRDDIEIGTAITEQAIIDFRLKNQLIDPQSFQEWLKTNNTDYATFHTSVTFGYKLEKLKTVVTEAKVPEYFIERKIFLDRVVLSRIVVDNRELADELQTQIEEGGSFEQLAKEYSLSDDRIVNGMMGIVSRGSMPDILRAAIDVASPGQLIGPIEIVGKDSPQGEGPYGLFRVEQFLPASLEDTQLKQALQNELFEKWLAEKIQKLTVKLQVS; encoded by the coding sequence ATGGAATCTTTATCATTTTTGACAATCAATGACAAAACAATTTCTATTGAGTCAGCAGTAAAGTACCTGCAAGCCTCTGGAAAATTGGGACAGTTCATTGGGGATATTCTCCGCCAGTACGTAATTGAGGAAGAAATCCGAACACGAGACGATATTGAGATTGGTACAGCAATAACTGAACAGGCAATTATTGACTTTAGACTGAAAAACCAACTGATTGACCCCCAAAGTTTTCAAGAATGGTTAAAAACCAACAACACAGATTACGCTACTTTTCACACATCGGTGACTTTTGGTTACAAGTTAGAAAAGCTAAAAACTGTAGTGACGGAAGCAAAAGTCCCAGAATATTTTATTGAACGCAAAATTTTTTTGGATCGGGTAGTACTTTCTCGGATCGTTGTTGATAATCGAGAATTAGCAGACGAACTACAAACCCAAATTGAGGAAGGAGGTAGTTTTGAGCAACTAGCTAAAGAGTACTCCCTTTCAGATGACCGAATTGTGAACGGCATGATGGGAATAGTCAGCCGAGGAAGTATGCCGGATATATTACGGGCAGCTATTGATGTGGCCAGTCCTGGACAATTGATAGGACCAATAGAAATCGTTGGCAAAGACTCTCCCCAAGGAGAAGGACCTTATGGTTTGTTTCGAGTAGAACAATTTCTGCCAGCGTCTTTAGAAGATACTCAACTAAAGCAAGCACTACAAAATGAGTTGTTTGAGAAATGGCTAGCAGAAAAAATTCAAAAGCTGACAGTCAAATTACAAGTGAGTTAA
- a CDS encoding DUF92 domain-containing protein: MSSLINFVNPWLVAVGLNTILLGLAWIAPKKLLTPTGSFHAWFLAILIWVTLGWQGYAVVMFYFLVGSSVTRIGMAQKEAEGIAEKRSGARGPENVWGSALTGALCALGVGIINSGFILSSPESLASNTSATLSTSPQSLLLLAYVASFSTKLADTTASEVGKAYGKSTFLITTLQPVPRGTEGAVSLEGTLAGIVASVAIAFVGWGVGLIDLLGVAWCVLAAFIATNLESVIGATLQSKYTWLTNEVVNIFNTLIGAIAAVLLAWTWISIIK, from the coding sequence ATGTCATCTTTAATTAATTTTGTTAACCCGTGGTTAGTGGCGGTAGGATTAAACACAATTCTATTGGGTTTAGCTTGGATTGCTCCGAAAAAGCTGCTTACCCCTACTGGCTCATTCCACGCTTGGTTTCTGGCCATCCTAATTTGGGTAACTTTAGGCTGGCAAGGATATGCAGTAGTAATGTTCTATTTTCTGGTTGGTTCTAGCGTTACCCGCATCGGTATGGCGCAGAAGGAGGCTGAAGGAATTGCCGAAAAGCGTTCTGGGGCTAGAGGCCCAGAAAATGTTTGGGGTTCGGCTTTGACTGGGGCACTGTGTGCTTTGGGAGTAGGGATAATCAATTCGGGATTTATTCTATCTAGCCCCGAATCCCTAGCCTCTAATACTTCGGCAACGCTCAGTACAAGTCCCCAGTCCCTATTATTGTTAGCCTATGTAGCGAGTTTCAGTACCAAGCTGGCTGACACTACTGCTAGTGAAGTCGGTAAAGCCTATGGTAAAAGCACCTTTCTAATTACTACACTCCAACCAGTGCCTCGCGGTACAGAAGGAGCGGTAAGCTTGGAAGGAACTTTAGCTGGGATTGTGGCTTCTGTAGCGATCGCATTTGTTGGTTGGGGAGTTGGTTTAATTGATCTATTGGGAGTAGCTTGGTGTGTACTGGCAGCATTTATTGCCACGAACTTAGAAAGTGTGATTGGGGCAACATTGCAATCTAAATATACCTGGCTGACCAATGAAGTAGTAAATATTTTTAATACATTAATCGGTGCGATCGCGGCTGTGCTACTTGCCTGGACATGGATAAGTATAATTAAGTAG
- a CDS encoding VOC family protein — MSQTLFHLAFPVTDIAQTKAYYVDGLGCIPGRENHHALILNLYGHQLVAHVTKETLTPQQTIYPRHFGLIFTQERDWQDLLQRAQQQQLLFREETKNRFVGYPLEHRTFFLEDPFYNLMEFKYYRHPEAIFGSYEHTQIGDRI; from the coding sequence ATGAGCCAAACTTTATTTCATCTTGCTTTCCCTGTAACTGACATTGCCCAAACAAAAGCATATTACGTGGATGGCTTGGGCTGCATTCCTGGTCGTGAAAACCATCATGCCCTGATTCTTAATCTCTACGGTCATCAACTAGTGGCTCACGTCACCAAAGAAACCTTGACACCGCAACAGACTATATATCCTAGACACTTTGGGCTAATTTTTACCCAAGAACGTGACTGGCAAGACTTACTACAAAGGGCACAACAACAACAGCTACTTTTCCGCGAAGAAACCAAAAACCGTTTTGTTGGATATCCTCTTGAGCATCGCACTTTCTTTTTAGAAGATCCCTTTTATAACCTCATGGAGTTCAAGTATTATCGTCACCCAGAGGCGATTTTTGGGAGTTACGAACATACGCAAATTGGGGATAGGATTTAA
- a CDS encoding esterase/lipase family protein: MNIENQQRNPVLLIHGIDDTEAVFHKMAGHLGLQGWSVYSLDLLPNNGDVGLDELAKQVANYVTATFAPEQRLDLVGFSMGGIVSRYYVQRLGGINRVQRFITISSPHHGTVVAYGSRRPGCVQMRPDSIFLKDLNSDAVMLGQLDFTSIWTPYDLMIVPANSSQMSVGSEVIVPVPLHPWMLTDPRSLAVVKAALAEPVKLPLLNKKSSQ; this comes from the coding sequence ATGAACATTGAAAATCAACAACGCAATCCCGTTTTGTTAATACACGGAATTGACGATACAGAGGCAGTTTTCCATAAAATGGCAGGTCACTTAGGATTACAGGGTTGGTCTGTATATTCCCTGGATCTCTTACCTAATAATGGTGATGTGGGTCTTGATGAGTTGGCAAAGCAAGTAGCAAATTATGTTACAGCCACCTTTGCACCAGAACAACGCCTGGATTTAGTAGGCTTCAGTATGGGAGGAATTGTTAGCCGTTACTATGTCCAGCGACTGGGAGGAATTAACCGCGTTCAGCGATTTATCACAATCTCTTCGCCCCATCATGGAACTGTGGTTGCTTATGGTTCCCGGCGTCCTGGTTGCGTGCAAATGCGCCCCGACAGCATTTTTCTTAAGGATTTAAATTCTGATGCCGTAATGTTGGGGCAGCTAGATTTTACGTCTATCTGGACACCTTATGATTTGATGATTGTCCCAGCCAATAGTTCACAAATGTCCGTAGGAAGCGAAGTTATAGTACCAGTTCCTCTACACCCTTGGATGCTGACAGACCCCAGGAGTTTAGCAGTAGTAAAAGCAGCTTTAGCAGAACCTGTTAAGCTACCCTTACTGAATAAAAAATCCAGTCAGTAG
- a CDS encoding tetratricopeptide repeat protein, with protein MIEQVAIAFEHKDYQTAAKLLKQLLVESPEHPWVQFYLGRLYEVSGKLQDAEKVFRQLLRDTRNSRILTLAREGLRRLQEMEIEERQRAISQATAEGNNTELGVLVLEPLSNELKTEASRKFTQIMQLDPYTARLVLPSRGWRLYRTGQVGELKFYGNQLQQAGIPCFWATIAQIQQIQVYHVKYFQESTLKATVVCRNETNQLGSLTFDWSEVTARVVGLLPIFEEVVDRDVRGKLERKTQTQDYAQFCDLHLPGRRCILRLDDNGYEFQQGLEIIPQGSQNTIRINWNSLSSWIDEQLPQVKIWSDFTSFADTTLDQTEMLGHIKSYIHLLRREQTNWDSAFHLYSGLVFVKDAN; from the coding sequence ATGATTGAGCAAGTTGCGATCGCCTTTGAGCATAAAGATTATCAAACAGCTGCTAAATTACTGAAACAGCTGCTAGTAGAATCGCCAGAACATCCTTGGGTACAATTTTATCTCGGTCGGCTGTATGAAGTATCTGGAAAGCTCCAGGATGCGGAAAAAGTTTTTCGGCAACTGCTGCGAGATACGAGGAATAGTAGAATATTGACCCTCGCACGTGAAGGTTTGCGACGGCTACAAGAAATGGAAATAGAAGAAAGACAAAGAGCTATTTCCCAAGCAACAGCCGAAGGGAATAATACCGAACTTGGCGTACTAGTCTTAGAGCCACTCAGCAACGAACTCAAAACAGAAGCGTCTCGAAAATTCACCCAGATTATGCAGCTAGACCCTTACACTGCAAGGCTGGTACTGCCAAGTCGTGGCTGGAGGTTGTACCGCACTGGTCAAGTGGGAGAACTAAAATTTTACGGGAACCAGTTACAGCAAGCTGGCATTCCTTGCTTTTGGGCAACAATAGCTCAAATTCAGCAGATTCAAGTTTATCATGTCAAATATTTCCAAGAATCTACCCTAAAAGCTACAGTTGTTTGCCGTAATGAGACAAATCAACTCGGTTCTCTCACCTTTGACTGGTCAGAAGTCACAGCAAGAGTAGTGGGACTGTTGCCCATTTTTGAGGAAGTCGTAGATCGCGACGTGCGCGGTAAACTGGAAAGGAAAACCCAAACACAAGACTATGCCCAGTTTTGTGATTTACACCTACCTGGTAGACGTTGCATTCTCCGACTTGACGACAACGGCTATGAATTTCAGCAAGGTTTAGAAATTATTCCTCAAGGTAGCCAAAATACAATCAGAATTAATTGGAATAGTTTATCTAGTTGGATTGACGAGCAACTACCTCAAGTCAAAATTTGGTCAGATTTCACGTCTTTTGCAGATACAACATTAGATCAAACAGAAATGCTGGGTCATATTAAGTCTTACATTCATTTGTTGCGTAGGGAACAGACTAATTGGGACTCAGCTTTTCATTTATATAGTGGACTGGTGTTTGTTAAAGATGCCAATTAG
- a CDS encoding 16S rRNA (uracil(1498)-N(3))-methyltransferase translates to MSQLQRIAIAPSQLQEGQILLTKEQQHYLGRVLRLREGDRFIAMDGKGKWWLSQLTGEQARVLEALLVETELPVSITLMVALPKGNGFDEVVRCSTELGVTCIAPVLSDRTLLHPSPQKLERWRRIAAEAAEQSERSFVPTILEPVTFNTAVTANQTSHRYVCEARGEYPHLNKVLNSISDEIVIATGPEGGWTTQEIENAIAFGFQPVSLGRRILRAVTAPVVALSLITAACEV, encoded by the coding sequence ATGTCTCAACTGCAAAGAATTGCGATCGCACCCTCCCAACTCCAAGAAGGGCAAATTTTGCTCACAAAAGAACAACAGCATTATTTAGGGCGTGTGTTGCGCTTGCGTGAAGGCGATCGCTTTATTGCAATGGATGGTAAAGGAAAATGGTGGTTATCACAGTTAACAGGGGAACAAGCACGGGTTTTAGAAGCACTTTTGGTCGAAACAGAATTACCTGTATCAATTACGTTGATGGTAGCGTTGCCTAAAGGCAATGGATTTGATGAAGTTGTGCGGTGTTCTACAGAGTTAGGAGTAACTTGTATTGCACCAGTATTGAGCGATCGCACTTTGCTTCATCCTAGTCCTCAAAAGCTTGAACGCTGGCGGCGCATCGCTGCGGAAGCCGCCGAGCAATCAGAGCGTTCATTCGTACCGACAATTTTAGAGCCTGTTACTTTTAACACTGCTGTTACAGCTAATCAGACAAGTCACCGTTACGTTTGTGAGGCTCGTGGTGAGTATCCCCATTTAAACAAAGTGCTGAATAGCATATCTGACGAAATTGTCATTGCTACTGGCCCAGAGGGAGGATGGACAACACAAGAAATCGAGAATGCGATCGCATTTGGATTTCAGCCTGTTTCCCTTGGTCGCCGCATCCTGAGAGCAGTTACAGCCCCAGTAGTAGCATTATCCTTGATTACCGCAGCTTGTGAAGTATAA
- the sir gene encoding sulfite reductase, ferredoxin dependent, translated as MVKSAPSPIATRKPSKVEGIKENSNFLREPVATEILQDTTHFTENAVQLLKYHGSYQQDNRDNRTKGQEKDYQFMLRTKNPGGLVPPQLYLALDKIADEYGNHTLRATTRQGFQLHGILKKNLKSAIATIVKNLGSTLGACGDINRNVMAPPAPFKNRPEYQYAWEYAQNIADLLTAQTGAYYEIWLDGEKAISAEENPEVKAARQRNGNGTIIHDNEEPIYGTYYMPRKFKICVTVPGDNSIDLYSQDLTLVVITNKKKQLEGFNIFAGGGLGRTHGKEETFARLADPIGYVAKDDVYDIVKAIVATQRDYGDRTDRRHARLKYLINDWGLDKFRTQVEEYFGKSIEAFKPLPEFKYYDFLGWNEQGDGKLFLGISIDNGRIKDEGSFQLKTALREIVEQFNLSIRLTANHNLIFYDIEPDSKQAIQDILSLHGVVDDPSKIEPLVRYAMACPALPTCGLAITESERAIPGILERVRALLNKVGLQNEHFVVRMTGCPNGCARPYLAELGFVGSAPESYQLWLGGSPNQTRLAQPYTEKLHHNDLEIFLEPIFVYFKKSRKSKEKFGDFCDRVGFDAIREFAATYEPQTANGANKSRHRVNLKEEVYSKLKEVAESQGKPMTQLVSEALEAYFQNLS; from the coding sequence ATGGTTAAATCTGCTCCTTCCCCCATCGCAACCCGTAAGCCTTCCAAAGTAGAAGGAATCAAGGAAAATAGTAATTTTTTGCGTGAACCTGTAGCAACTGAAATCCTTCAAGACACTACCCATTTTACTGAAAATGCGGTACAGCTTTTGAAGTATCACGGTTCTTACCAACAGGATAACCGCGATAACCGCACCAAGGGACAGGAAAAAGATTACCAGTTTATGCTGCGGACAAAAAATCCGGGTGGTTTAGTACCGCCGCAGCTGTATCTGGCTTTAGATAAAATAGCTGATGAGTATGGCAACCACACGTTACGAGCAACTACCCGTCAAGGTTTCCAACTGCACGGAATTTTAAAGAAAAATCTTAAATCAGCAATTGCCACCATTGTCAAGAACCTGGGTTCGACTTTGGGAGCTTGTGGCGATATTAATCGAAATGTGATGGCACCACCAGCGCCCTTTAAGAATCGCCCAGAGTATCAGTATGCTTGGGAGTATGCCCAGAATATTGCTGACTTGCTGACAGCGCAAACAGGTGCTTATTACGAAATTTGGTTAGATGGGGAAAAGGCAATTAGTGCTGAAGAGAATCCAGAGGTGAAGGCGGCGCGACAACGCAATGGGAATGGGACAATTATCCATGACAACGAAGAACCGATTTATGGCACTTACTATATGCCTCGCAAGTTTAAAATTTGCGTGACGGTGCCTGGGGATAATTCGATTGATTTGTATTCCCAAGACCTGACGTTGGTAGTGATTACCAATAAGAAGAAGCAATTAGAAGGATTTAATATTTTTGCTGGTGGTGGTTTAGGTAGAACCCACGGTAAAGAAGAAACTTTCGCTAGGTTAGCAGACCCCATCGGTTATGTGGCGAAAGATGACGTTTACGACATTGTGAAAGCGATTGTTGCTACCCAGAGAGATTATGGCGATCGCACTGATCGTCGTCATGCCAGATTAAAATATCTAATCAACGATTGGGGCCTAGATAAATTCCGCACTCAAGTTGAAGAATATTTCGGTAAATCAATTGAAGCCTTCAAACCACTGCCAGAGTTTAAATATTATGACTTCCTCGGCTGGAATGAACAAGGTGATGGCAAGCTATTCTTAGGAATTTCCATTGACAATGGGCGAATCAAGGATGAAGGTTCGTTTCAACTGAAAACCGCTTTGCGGGAAATTGTCGAGCAGTTCAACTTGTCCATCCGTCTAACAGCCAACCACAACCTGATTTTTTACGATATCGAACCAGATAGCAAGCAAGCTATTCAAGACATTCTCAGCCTTCACGGCGTCGTAGATGACCCTAGTAAAATCGAACCTTTAGTGCGGTATGCAATGGCTTGTCCGGCTTTGCCCACTTGCGGCTTGGCAATCACGGAATCAGAACGGGCAATACCGGGTATTTTGGAAAGAGTTCGCGCCCTTTTAAATAAAGTAGGTTTACAAAATGAGCATTTTGTAGTAAGGATGACAGGATGCCCCAACGGTTGCGCTCGTCCCTACTTGGCAGAATTGGGCTTTGTGGGTAGCGCTCCAGAATCTTACCAATTATGGTTAGGGGGTTCGCCAAATCAGACTCGACTGGCACAACCTTACACAGAGAAATTGCACCACAATGACTTAGAAATCTTCTTAGAGCCAATTTTTGTTTACTTTAAGAAGTCACGGAAATCGAAGGAAAAGTTTGGTGATTTTTGCGATCGCGTTGGTTTTGATGCCATCCGTGAATTTGCTGCTACCTACGAACCCCAAACAGCCAATGGTGCAAACAAATCGCGCCATCGGGTCAATTTGAAAGAAGAGGTTTATAGTAAGTTGAAGGAAGTAGCAGAAAGTCAAGGTAAGCCAATGACTCAGTTAGTGAGTGAAGCGCTAGAGGCTTACTTCCAGAATCTTTCGTAA